A genomic stretch from Vanrija pseudolonga chromosome 6, complete sequence includes:
- the rib1 gene encoding putative GTP cyclohydrolase-2: MPAVMSPSSAPTTHHSAYATQADLDILNLLTTDGPKPATAATAAAASAPANGQRKKSVVRRDAGLDSLLLSAVLAGSDKITRHHFGHGMTGAYSTCDQSRPSSPRQPRPLPRSQQAPRSQRLQAESAALASAQANSAIVSEAASSSKPVSAEASSSSSSAGPIGIPTPATLAPPSHDLATSPKELKERKRRMSVDPQPISQLLQQASPAHVNFFHGRGQVVKPTGRPTVKCMARTRVPTPHGDIFLHLYHNTHDNKEHLAIVTDPIQLSADARRRAPKGRREIRSRSLDAKWREGETDMERIVRGAYVGRLTAGAEGVPSVPRSAAEYAAEDASEDPDAEADILPLVRIHSECFTGETIGSMRCDCGEQLDEGMRRIAEDQHVGTAQDEYLPTPEASRAPSPGTRGHSHSHPRVPGRGVVIYMRQEGRGIGLLEKIRAYNLQDLGHDTVNANLMLGHGADERTYGVAAEILRDLGLAGDEALGRGGVRLLTNNPEKVEGLAAEGIRITERVGMVPRDWLCNHNSPKRSARELLDDEELEYDEYRARRAGVGLLGATTTRGPELEKYLRTKIERMGHMIDIPEEPKADA; encoded by the exons ATGCCAGCAGTCATGTCCCCATCTTCAGCACCAACAACGCACCACTCGGCGTACGCTACTCAGGCAgacctcgacatcctcaacctcctcaccACGGACGGACCAAAGCCGGCTACTGCCGCaaccgctgccgccgcgtcggccccCGCAAACGGCCAGCGCAAGAAGAGCGTCgtacgccgcgacgccgggctcgactcgctcctcctcagcgcagtcctcgccggcagcgacaagATCACGCGGCATCACTTTGGACACGGCATGACGGGCGCTTACTCGACCTGCGACCAGAgcaggccgtcgtcgccccgtCAACCCCGACCCCTCCCACGCAGCCAGCAGGCCCCGCGCTCCCAGCGTCTTcaggccgagtcggcggcgctcgcctcTGCCCAGGCTAACAGTGCCATTGTGTCGGaggcggcgtcctcgtcaaaGCCCGTTTCAGCCGaggcgtcttcctcctcctcttcggctGGTCCGATCGGGATTCCGACACCAGCCACATTGGCACCCCCATCACACGACCTCGCAACGTCGCCAAAAGAGTTGAAGGAGCGCAAGAGGCGCATGTCGGTCGACCCCCAGCCCATCTCGCAGCTTTTGCAGCAGGCTTCGCCAGCACACGTCAACTTTTTCCATGGACGCGGTCAGGTCGTCAAGCCCACTGGACGGCCCACGGTCAAGTGTATGGCTCGTACCCGTGTGCCCACCCCGCACGGCGACATCTTCCTCCACCTCTACCACAACACGCACGACAACAAGGAGCACCTCGCCATTGTCACCGACCCGATCCAGCTCAGTGCCGATGCGCGTCGCCGGGCACCAAAGGGCCGCCGTGAAATCCGCTCGCGATCCCTCGACGCAAAGTGGCGTGAAGGCGAGACCGACATGGAGCGTATCGTCCGCGGTGCTTACGTCGGCCGCTTGACCGCTGGTGCCGAGGGTGTGCCCAGCGTGccccgctccgccgccgagtacGCTGCCGAGGACGCTTCCGAGgaccccgacgccgaagccgacaTTCTTCCCCTCGTCCGAATCCACTCAGAGTGCTTCACCGGCGAGACGATCGGCTCGATGCGCTGCGActgcggcgagcagctcgacgagggcatgcgccgcatcgccgaggaCCAGCACGTCGGCACCGCGCAGGACGAGTATCTTCCCACACCCGAGGCCTCGCGTGCGCCTTCCCCCGGAACCCGTGgccactcccactcccatCCCCGAGTGCCTGGCCGCGGTGTGGTCATCTACATGCGTCAGGAGGGCCGTGGCATTGGACTTCTCGAGAAGATCCGCGCCTACAACCTCCAGGACCTGGGCCACGACACGGTCAACGCCAACCTCATGCTCGGCCacggtgccgacgagcgcacgtacggcgtcgctgccgagatcctccgcgacctcggcctggcgggcgacgaggctcTTGGACGTGGTGGTGTGCGCCTCCTCACCAACAACCCCGAGAAGGTCGAGGGTCTTGCTGCCGAGGGCATCCGCATCACTGAGCGTGTCGGCATGGTCCCCCGCGACTGGCTGTGTAACCACAACTCGCCCAAGCGGTCTGCACGCGAGCTtttggacgacgaggagctggagtACGACGAGTACCGCGCCCGCCGTGCCGGTGTTGGCCTTCTGGGTGCCACGACGACCCGTGGACCGGAGCTGGAGAAGTACCTCCGGACCAAGATTGAGCGCATGGGGCACA TGATTGATATTCCAGAGgagcccaaggccgacgcATGA
- the fft2 gene encoding ATP-dependent helicase fft2 yields the protein MSSADAERRRMLLELKAKKQAKSAQPPPSTTTTTMTSPLPNRVLVPASSSPAAPASTSSLARGTTLIQSSNIARMGNGSGSNQSGSPNSVLAAFSSRGNYADTKPAASTAADFSPSSPPPLSRLKKRYADESPTKPSSSVSPEPLRPKSLPSSSRASSGGVVRKGPPPLVAAAKKQHDAGIDDEVRRWKAQFPHVSRTIIAQALSRHIDNDRGVERELESAEWKAKQLANRQEAEAAAKKEAAAKAASTKATIANLQSYRHQPAASNGVSRSSSGTSAPLTPDSPSRQGKRRKNEKSTIYAKREKERQRKRDPDEEGGESEAEEVSDDSEDGYWSGEEGRRRKKRRSTEEDEVDVEGAAFKAFNEADADAIRGTIACSEDQVNKIISMRPYASIDELRYKLNKARGVSAKLFEQYAEIMEGYVQIDSCLNKCETIANDIASALAVWKGAATASDSTTGTPRTDGLNDVKVDVAKVSELLAKETDLRRRTILSSYIRSQPSTLSDGTVLKDYQLLGINWLNLLYKRKIGCILADEMGLGKTIQVIAFIAHLKEIKGNGGTAGPHMIFVPASTLENWTREFERFAPGVDVETYYGSQSERAELRENLKRKFRAGKLEVVLASYTQVQAEDDLRFFRKKLEFETCIYDEAHALKNFQTKRYQDLLSIKPRWRLLLTGTPLQNNLQELVSLLMFIHKDIFTDAEQYLRAIFKVQAAGHADLLSQQRVSRARTMLTPFVLRRRKANVLTLPPKIETVESCEMTPVQARLYRDTLRRSRKMITELGEDALEAMADADEDGKAPKGKKAAAKIQSRAGNSSNILMDLRKAASHPLLFRRLYNEKRVEQIAKACLSSPQWCDSNYDYVVEDLEIMSDAEIHAFVSEHEELEKFALDAEAFLEGGKMKALQQLIVRCKAEGKRILLFSQFTMILDIIQVALRHMEVEYIRLDGQTRTDERQGLVDQFNDDTDITVFLLSTKAGGVGINLTAASVVVIFDQDFNPHNDRQAADRAYRIGQERSVEVIKLISKDSIDEDILSIGLTKLQLDDMVGGEDGSGSGTATPGGAGDDKTAKELKKSLLTTLRKKFEDQGDIKADEDAQAIDEDTVMEEMTATQVKKARGSLAAAR from the exons aTGTCATCGGCAGACGCagagcgccgtcgc ATGCTGCTCGAGCTTAAGGCAAAGAAGCAGGCCAAGTCGGCACAACCCCCACCCTCCACTACAACCACAACCATGACTTCCCCCCTACCCAACCGCGTGCTCGTGCCCGCAAGTTCATCACCCGCAGCTCCAGCATCGACCTCATCGCTAGCCCGTGGAACCACCCTGATCCAGTCGTCAAACATTGCACGCATGGGTAACGGCTCTGGCAGTAACCAGTCGGGCTCGCCAAACTctgtcctcgccgccttctcctcgcggGGCAACTACGCCGACACGAAGCCAGCTgcgtccaccgccgccgacttctcgccctcgtcgccaccgccgctgtcCCGCTTGAAGAAGCGGTACGCCGACGAGTCGCCCAccaagccgtcgtcgtccgttTCCCCAGAACCACTACGCCCCAagtcgctgccgtcgtcgagccgtgCGTCGTCCGGTGGCGTCGTCCGAAAGGGACCGCCgccactcgtcgccgccgctaagaagcagcacgacgcgggcatcgacgacgaggtcagACGCTGGAAGGCTCAGTTTCCTCATGTGTCGCGCACGATCATCGCCCAGGCATTGTCCCGGCATATCGACAACGACCGCGGAGTGGAGAGGGAACTCGAGTCGGCAGAGTGGAAGGCCAAGCAGCTGGCCAACAGGCAAGAGGCAGAAGctgcggccaagaaggaggccgctGCAAAGGCAGCGAGCACAAAGGCGACCATCGCGAACCTGCAGTCTTACAGACACCAGCCTGCCGCTTCGAACGGTGTATCTCGATCGTCGTCGGGAACCTCGGCACCTCTAACTCCGGATTCGCCATCGCGCCAGGGCAAACGACGAAAGAATGAGAAGAGTACGATCTACGCCAAACGTGAGAAGGAGAggcagcgcaagcgcgaccCGGATGAGGAGGGTGGCGAGTCggaagccgaggaggtctcggacgacagcgaggacggATACTGGTCTGGCGAGGAGGGACGGCGACGAAAGAAGCGACGATCgaccgaggaagacgaggtgGACGTCGAAGGGGCTGCGTTCAAGGCGTtcaacgaggccgacgccgacgcgatcCGGGGCACCATTGCGTGCAGCGAGGACCAGGTCAACAAGATCATCAGCATGCGGCCATACGCGAgcatcgacgagctgcgaTACAAGCTCAACAAGGCGCGTGGCGTTAGTGCCAAGCTCTTTGAGCAGTACGCCGAGATCATGGAGGGATACGTCCAGATCGACAGCTGCTTGAACAAGTGTGAGACCATTGCCAATGACATTGCCAGTGCGCTGGCGGTGTGGAAGGGCGCAGCCACAGCAAgcgactcgacgacgggcacgccAAGGACAGACGGCCTCAACGACGTCAAGGTGGACGTCGCAAAGGTgtccgagctgctcgccaaggagACCGACCTGCGGCGACGAACGATTCTGTCGTCGTACATCCGTTCCCAGCCCAGCACGCTGAGCGACGGCACCGTCCTCAAGGACTACCAGCTCCTCGGTATCAACTGGCTCAACCTGCTGTACAAGAGGAAAATCGGCTGtatcctcgccgacgagatggGTCTCGGCAAGACGATCCAGGTTATCGCCTTCATCGCGCACTTGAAGGAGATCAAGGGCAACGGCGGCACTGCTGGCCCGCACATGATCTTTGTCCCCGCGTCGACGCTTGAGAACTGGACGCGAGAGTTTGAGCGCTTCGCCCccggtgtcgacgtcgagacgtACTACGGTAGCcagagcgagcgcgccgagctgcgcgagaaCCTCAAGCGCAAGTTCCGCGCAggcaagctcgaggtcgtgctTGCGTCCTACACCCAggtgcaggccgaggacgacctcaGGTTCTTCAGGAAGAAGCTCGAGTTCGAGACGTGTATCTACGACGAAGCGCACGCGCTCAAGAACTTCCAGACCAAGCGGTACCAGGACTTGCTGTCCATCAAGCCCAGATGGCGCCTGCTCCTTaccggcacgccgctgcAGAACAACCTCCAGGAGCTCGTC tCACTTCTCATGTTCATCCACAAGGACATCTTtaccgacgccgagcagtACTTGCGAGCGATCTTCAAGGTGCAGGCTGCGGGTCACGCCGACCTGCTGTCGCAGCAGCGTGTCTCGCGAGCCCGTACTATGCTCACTCCGTTCGTCCTTCGCCGAAGGAAAGCCAAT GTCCTCACACTGCCGCCAAAGATTGAGACGGTCGAGTCGTGCGAGATGACGCCGGTGCAGGCGCGCCTCTACCGCGACACACTGCGTCGCTCCCGAAAGATGATTacggagcttggcgaggacgCTCTCGAGGCCATGGCCGACGCGGATGAGGATGGCAAGGCGCcaaagggcaagaaggcAGCGGCCAAGATCCAGAGCCGAGCCGGCAACTCTTCAAACATTCTCATGGACCTCCGCAAGGCCGCGTCCCATCCCCTGTTATTCCGACGACTGTACAACGAGAAGCGAGTTGAGCAGATCGCCAAGGCCTGTCTGAGCTCGCCCCAGTGGTGTGACTCAAACTACGACTATGTCGTTGAGGATCTCGAG atcatgagcgacgccgagatccaCGCCTTTGTGAGCGAGCACGAAGAGCTCGAGAAGTttgccctcgacgccgaggcttTCCTCGAAGGCGGCAAGATGAAGGCTCTGCAGCAGCTCATTGTCCGCTGCAAGGCAGAGGGCAAGCGAATCCTGCTGTTCTCGCAGTTCACCATGATCCTGGACATTATCCAGGTCGCTCTGAGACACATGGAGGTGGAGTACatccgcctcgacggccagaCTCGTACGGACGAGCGCCAGGGCCTGGTCGACCAGTtcaacgacgacacggacatCACCGTCTTCCTGTTGTCGACCAAGGCCGGCGGTGTGGGCATCAACCTGActgcggcgtcggtggtCGTCATCTTTGACCAGGACTTCAACCCCCACAACGACCGTCAGGCTGCCGATCGCGCGTACCGCATT GGCCAAGAACGCTCCGTCGAAGTCATCAAACTCATCAGCAAGGACTCGATCGACGAGGACATCTTGTCTATCGGCTTGACCAAGCTGCAGCTTGACGACatggtcggcggcgaggatggcagCGGCTCTGGCACGGCCacgcccggcggcgccggcgacgacaagacggCCAAGGAGTTGAAGAAGAGTCTGTTGACGACTCTGCGCAAGAAGTTTGAGGACCAGGGCGACATCaaggcggacgaggacgcgcaggcgatcgacgaggacacggtcATGGAGGAGATGACGGCGACGCAAGTGAAGAAGGCGCGGGggtcgctcgcggc
- the lsc1 gene encoding CTD kinase subunit beta, producing MTAMTTEASTSTIKRYRPYFHPVEVERLSAKQRGKLSVSREERARQQACALLDAVGVRCGFPRRTIATAQTLYLRFHLFFPYADFHYVEVALTTLYVASKLHDTLKKPRDIILASYALRFPHLVRKGGAGGGHVDMTAVDTQMLEHERRRVLNIERLVLETMCFAFGVAVPFPFVVKFGKKLGLGKDTVQAAWRVAVDAHRTPAPLSYPPHVIALGSLYASALLSSGTTKPHEGKVDDADGKRVIALLGSEGAWEKDYAVSVGDVDEVAHAILDLYITILSTPANDPSLQLFSPSPASPREQAPSPGVSAPAAAPTTNTAFKLPRPWTVQSLTELKIHLRERRPGAIASWEELEDDAADADAEGMGRNDLTVRFVWDGPA from the exons ATGACGGCCATGACGACCGAGGCATCAACGTCGACCATCAAGCGCTACAGGCCATACTTCCAtccggtcgaggtcgagcggctGTCAGCCAAGCAGCGCGGCAAGCTCAGCGTCTCGCGCGAGGAGAGAGCGCGACAGCAGGCGTGCGCGTTActcgatgccgtcggcgtgcgctgcgGCTT CCCGCGGCGAACGATCGCAACGGCACAGACGCTGTACCTCCGCTTCCACCTGTTCTTTCCTTACGCCGACTTTCACTATGTC GAAGTAGCCCTCACGACCCTCTACGTCGCATCCAAGCTCCACGACACGCTTAAAAAGCCCCGAGACATCATCCTCGCGTCGTACGCGCTGAGATTCCCCCATCTCGTAcgcaagggcggcgcgggaggAGGCCACGTCGACATGACGGCAGTCGACACGCAGatgctcgagcacgagcggaGACGCGTCCTCAATATCGAGCGGCTAGTCCTCGAGACCATGTGCTTTGCGTTTGGTGTCGCCGTGCCGTTCCCCTTTGTTGTCAAGTTTGGCAAGAAGCTTGGGC TCGGCAAAGACACTGTGCAGGCAGCAtggcgcgtcgcggtcgacgcTCATCGCACACCAGCACCACTGTCATACCCCCCACACGTGATTGCCCTAGGTTCATTGTACGCGTCTGCGCTGCTCTCAAGCGGCACAACCAAGCCCCacgagggcaaggtcgacgacgcggacggcAAACGCGTTATCGCGCTGCTAGGGTCTGAGGGGGCGTGGGAGAAGGACTATGCGGTCAGCGTAGGCGATGTAGATG AGGTGGCCCACGCCATCCTGGACCTGTACATCACGATcctgtcgacgccggccaaCGACCCGTCGCTGCAGCtcttctcgccgtcgcccgcctcgccaagAGAACAGGCCCCGTCGCcgggcgtctcggcgccagcggcggcgccgacgaccaacACGGCGTTCAAGCTCCCCCGGCCGTGGACGGTCCAGTCGCTCACCGAGCTCAAGATCCacctgcgcgagcggcgcccgGGGGCGATCGCATCGtgggaggagctcgaggacgacgctgccgacgccgacgcggagggCATGGGGCGGAACGACTTGACTGTGCGGTTCGTGTGGGACGGCCCTGCGTGA
- the SPAC6F6.13c gene encoding uncharacterized protein: MLPGPRRPSAAAVAPPPSSQWADLDDDDGWQDMPVVRSDDFTSDFDAIDDKKYHFRPPERLDPENAHGGTTTGTSNATGQHLEVEADTLITDSWRQKNQLDESDYTRLRLDEDEESEEVHMRTRYLFDEDKAMTPLSQMQATKELLTDAQRIAYVGLCHLIARRMVRDMGRGWEGTKAKLSLSKGKGRAGDVPVVESGSLWMIKIMARLYQHMDLERDEQRMIESLGEHGVDPADLTPALMTTHTVKNPEFDPEAKRLADAAAADKAEKEAEAEKDREAKAEEALFSEEHDDPAPPYEEAIATPPHETVVPPARTSSLSSSPRKSLSSSKPSSPVKPLSPRKLASPSVRPLPSPFDFDEGDDGDIGAPAPNPSPPVPSFDDDDDGDIGGSSARRPSAPVESPQSLGDAQPEPQLTPKLEQGPSQMPDPEKTPKHANPTLPEARDNLEQELEPMPALPGVSTSLTAADETVTLDIRWTVLCDLFLVLIADSVYDSRSRTFLERVANALGFGWLDVVRFENRVTDALEIQESVGQLQQEEVIDSRRKAGKKKRYAIMGAAALGGGLVIGLSAGLLAPIIGAGLAGALGTIGIAGTGTFLAGAGGAAVITTTGVLTGVNIAGRGMAKRTREVRVFELKPLHNNKRVSCYLTVGGFMASKNDDVRLPFSVLDSNVGDVFSALWEPDMLSETGNAIKLLSTEVLTQVGQQVLAATIMSGLMAALQWPMLLTKLGYLIDNPWSNALDRAKSAGLVLADVLLNRHAGVRPTSLIGFSLGARVIFYALVELARVKAYGIVEDVYIFGATVTATRQQWLDVKSVVSGRFVNAFASNDWILGYLFRAASGFQHVAGLHPVETVQGIENVDVTDLIQGHMSYRSSMPLLLKRVGFPVTAEWFDEPDDPELDPEVNERYVVMDEEEEEELKKKQKKILGIFPRKKGSKPGSIGSTPRASMSTNPDSSKPSTSNDEDELPPREETATPPRIEQEEADLGERHPATTRSSISQDDTAQHIPKTAGFDFAAIAKELGKDINVDKLKDPSRDPNNHHHEATSPGLAPHPERTGSAPPASLPPPRRPSADHPMSPPARSQSALVGLPVDDDGDIAITAQKALALETTPSWDRPAPPPVDVSAWSAPPQTHKAPSVFGFNAWSTPAAAPTGSFSSSGMRAAPPARPHPAELMSNPFADGGASGGGLPPLGRTGSWGKKDDDKMALENPW; the protein is encoded by the exons ATGCTTCccggcccccgccgcccaagcgcggcggcagtcgcgccgcctccctcgTCGCAATGGGCagatctcgacgacgacgatggatGGCAAG ATATGCCCGTCGTCCGCTCCGACGACTTTACCAGCGACTTTGACGCGATCGACGACAAGAAGTACCACTTTAGGCCGCCAGAGCGTCTCGATCCCGAAAACGCACAtggcggcaccaccaccggcacctcGAACGCGACGGGACAGCATCtagaggtcgaggccgacacgcTCATCACCGACTCGTGGCGACAAAAGAACCAGCTCGATGAGAGCGACTACACGCGTCTccggctcgacgaggacgaggagagcgaggaggtgcACATGCGCACGCGATACCTCTttgacgaggacaaggccatGACGCCGCTGAGCCAGATGCAGGCAACGAAAGAACTGCTCACCGACGCCCAGCGCATCGCCTACGTCGGCCTGTGTCATCTCATCGCGCGCCGCATGGTCCGGGATATGGGCCGCGGATGGGAGGGCACAAAGGCCAAGCTCAGCCTCTCGAAGGGCAaggggcgcgccggcgacgtgcCGGTCGTCGAGAGCGGCAGTTTGTGGATGATCAAGATTATGGCCCGGCTGTACCAGCACATggacctcgagcgcgatg AGCAGCGCATGATCGAGTCGCtgggcgagcacggcgtcgaccccgcaGACCTGACGCCCGCACTCATGACGACACATACCGTCAAGAACCCAGAGTtcgaccccgaggccaaACGGCTGGctgacgcggcggccgcggacaaggctgagaaggaggccgaggcggagaaAGAtcgcgaggccaaggcggaggaggcgctcTTCAGCGAGGAACACGACGACCCCGCACCGCCGTACGAGGAGGCGATTGCAACACCACCACATGAGACGGTGGTACCGCCAGCGCGGACTTCCTCGCTGtcttcgtcgccgcgcaagtcgctgtcctcgtccAAACCTTCGTCCCCGGTCAAGCCGTTGTCTCCGCGGAAACTCGCGTCGCCATCCGTGCGCCCACTACCATCACCAttcgactttgacgagggcgacgatggcgacatcggcgcgccggcccctAACCCATCTCCTCCAGTCCCCTCGttcgacgatgatgacgacggcgataTTGGAGGCTcgtccgcgcgccgcccctcggcgcccgtAGAGTCGCCCCAGAGCCTGGGCGACGCACAGCCGGAGCCCCAGCTCAcgcccaagctcgagcagggccCCTCGCAGATGCCAGATCCTGAGAAGACGCCCAAACATGCCAACCCCACCTtgcccgaggcgcgcgacaatctcgagcaggagctcgagccgATGCCTGCGCTGCCTGGTGTGTCGACGTCGCTgacggcggccgacgagacggtcACGCTGGATATTCGATGGACAGTG CTCTGCGACTTGTTCCTTGTGCTGATCGCCGACTCGGTATACGATTCGCGATCGCGGACgttcctcgagcgcgtcgccaacGCCCTCGGCTTTGGCTGGCTCGACGTTGTGCGCTTCGAGAACCGTGTCACGGACGCTCTCGAGATCCAGGAGAGCGTGGGCCAGCTCCAGCAGGAGGAGGTCATCGACTCGCGCCGCAAGgccggcaagaagaagcgctACGCCATTAtgggcgctgctgcgcttgGCGGTGGTCTGGTCATCGGTCTGTCGGCTGGTCTTCTCGCGCCGATCATTGGTGCGGGCCTGGCCGGTGCCCTCGGTACCATCGGTATCGCGGGCACAGGTACATTCCTGGCTGGTGCTGGAGGCGCGGCCGTCATCACCACGACAGGTGTGCTCACCGGTGTCAACATTGCTGGACGAGGCATGGCCAAGCGTACCCGTGAAGTCAGGGTGTTCGAGCTCAAGCCCCTGCACAACAACAAGCGCGTGAGCTGCTACCTGACAGTAGGAGG ATTCATGGCGAGCAAGAACGACGATGTGCGACTACCGTTCTCCGTCCTCGACTCGAACGTAGGCGACGTCTTCTCCGCTCTCTGGGAGCCCGACATGCTGAGCGAGACGGGTAACGCCATTAAGCTGCTGTCCACCGAGGTCCTCACCCAGGTCGGACAGCAGGTGCTTGCTGCGACCATCATGTCCGGTCTGATGGCGGCGCTGCAGTGGCCAATGC TGTTGACAAAACTCGGCTACCTCATCGACAACCCGTGGTCAAACGCGCTCGACCGTGCAAAGTCGGCTGGCCttgtgctcgccgacgtgctgctGAACCGCCATGCCGGCGTTCGTCCCACGTCTCTCATCGGCTTCTCCCTTGGTGCCCGTGTCATCTTCTATGCGTTGGTCGAGCTCGCACGCGTCAAGGCGTATGGCATTGTCGAGGACGTCTACATCTTTGGTGCTACGGTCACTGCCACCAGGCAACAGTGGCTCGACGTCAAGAGTGTCGTCTCCGGCCGCTTTGTCAACGCCTTTGCCAGCAACGACTGGATCCTCGGTTACCTATTCCGTGCCGCCAGTGGTTTCCAGCACGTCGCTGGTCTTCACCCGGTCGAGACGGTACAGGGCATTGAGAATGTGGACGTGACCGACCTCATCCAGGGCCACATGAGCTACCGTTCGTCAATGCCCTTACTACTCAAGCGTGTCGGGTTCCCCGTCACTGCCGAGTGGTTCGACGAGCCCGATGACCCAGAGCTTGACCCCGAGGTCAACGAGCGCTACGTTGTCAtggatgaggaggaggaggaagagctcAAGAAGAAGCAAAAGAAGATTCTGGGCATCTTCCCCCGCAAGAAGGGAAGCAAACCTGGCTCTATCGGGTCAACGCCAAGAGCAAGTATGAGCACCAACCCCGACTCGTCCAAACCTTCTACTagcaacgacgaggacgagttgCCTCCTCGTGAGGAgacggccacgccgccaaGAATAGAacaggaggaggccgacctcggcgagcgtcatCCTGCGACGACAAGATCTAGCATCTCTCAGGATGACACGGCGCAGCACATTCCTAAGACGGCTGGCTTTGACTTTGCTGCCATTGCAaaggagctcggcaaggacaTCAACGTTGACAAGTTGAAGGACCCAAGCCGTGATCCtaacaaccaccaccacgaggCGACCTCGCCAGGACTTGCGCCTCACCCCGAGCgcacgggctcggcgccgcccgcatCGCTCCCGCCACCCCGGCGCCCATCAGCCGACCACCCGATGTCTCCACCCGCTAGAAGTCAGtctgccctcgtcggcctgcccgtcgacgacgacggcgacattgCCATCACTGCGCAGAAGGCGCTGGCACTGGAAACGACGCCATCGTGGGACCGGCCCGCTCCGCCACCTGTGGACGTTTCGGCCTGGTCTGCTCCACCGCAGACTCACAAGGCGCCGTCCGTGTTTGGATTCAACGCGTGGTCGACGCCAGCGGCCGCTCCCACGGGTTCGTTCTCTTCGTCTGGTATGAGAGCGGCACCACCGGCCCGGCCGCATCCTGCCGAGCTGATGAGCAATCCGTTTGCCGATGGCGGTGCCAGCGGTGGCGGACTTCCTCCCCTGGGTCGCACTGGCTCGTGGGGaaagaaggacgacgacaagatgGCGTTGGAGAACCCCTGGTAG